The region TTGGCAGCAAATCAAAAAACAGTTTTTGTAAATCTTGAAGATCCAATTCAGATTGAAAAATCAAAAGGAATTAAATCATTTACTTTTGGTGTAAAAAAACAAAGTGCAGATTTGAATATTCAGGAAATTACGGCAAATCCGTTTGTGGCGATCAGTTATGATAATTTCAGTATTGAATCGCATTTAATTGGGCTTTATAATGCAAATAATATTAATGCGGCTGTTTCGATAGGTAGTTATTTTAAAGTAAATGAAAGCGATATAAAGAGTGCTATTGAAAATTATATTCCTGCGAATAACAGATCTCAAATGATGCAAAAAGGTTCAAATGAGATCATTCTGGATGCTTATAATGCTAATCCGAGTAGTATGGCTGTTGCAATTTCAAACTTTCTTCAATTGCATAAAAACAATAAGATTATGATTCTAGGAGATATGTTCGAATTAGGAGACGAGAGTCTTTATGAGCATAAGGTTATTGTAGATTCTTTAGCAGATCAGGAACAAGCATTGTGTTTTTTAATTGGCAAATCATTTTATGTAAATCAGGTTGAAAAGGAAAACATAAAGTTTTTTGAGACTTTTGAGACATTTGCAGACTTTCTAAAAAATTTCAAGTTTGATTCTAATACTATATTAATAAAAGGTTCGAGGGGAATGGCTCTTGAGCGAGCTTTAGAATATATTTCATAAAAAAAACGAAAGCCATTCAAATTTGAATGGCTTTCGTTTTTAAATAGTCATTAAGAATCCAATTAAGTTTTCTTTTTTATTTAGACCTAATTTTTTTCTTAAACGGTAACGGGCTAATTCTACACCGCCAGTTGAGATGTTCATGATCTCGGCTATTTCTTTTGTGGACATATTCATTAATAAATAAGTCGATAAGTCTAATTCTCTTGGAGAAATTGTCGGATATTGTCCTTTTAAACGCTTTAAGAATTCAAAATGAACGTTTTTGATATGCTTTTCTAAGTCTTTCCAGCTCTTGTCGGTATTAACTTCTTTTACAATACTTTTATGCAATTTGCTGAATTCGGATTTGGTAGTTTCGTCTAATATGTTAGTATCTATGTCTTTAAGTTTATGAATAATTCCATTTAGGACTTTATTCTTCTTTACAACTTGTAAAGAGTTGTTTACTAGTTCTTTATCTTTGGCTAGGATTTTAATTTGAAGCTTGTCATTCTTTAGCTTTTCGATTTCTTTCTCTAAATCATGCTGCTCATGTCTGATTTTTGACTCTTTTTCAAGGTATAATCTACGTTGTTCAATTGTTTCGTAATATCTGTTTTTTCTAATCTTCAGTTTAACTCTGACAGAAATGAGATACGCTCCCAATAAAATTAAAATCAGATAAAACAAATAAGCAAGGAAATGTCTGTACCAGGGTGGAGAAACGGTAAATTCTACTTCACTTATGTTGGATTCTATGCCATAGCTGTTTCTGGCTTTTAATTTCATTACATAATTACCTTCCCTTAAATTGGTGTATTCTTTAATAGCTGTCGAAGACCAGCTACGCCAGTTCTCTTCAAATGGTTCTAATTTATAGGAGTATTCCACATTTTCCTGATTTTCATAGGTCGGCGAAGCAAAGGTAAATTTGACGCGGTTATACTTGTAGGGAAGGCTGTAAGGTTCTGTTGTGTTGACAAGATTTCCGGTTAAGATAGTATCTCCGGGAAATGAAAAACTTTCTATGAAAGCTTTTGGTTTTGTCATAAATGTATTGGGTATGTTAGAATTATAATGTGTTAACCGATCGGTCAATCCAATAAAAATGTTTTGAGGATCAATCGCATTTACAGAAATGTAATTATTTACCAGATTTCCGGTAAGGTTAGAGAATATGGCTTGTTTTTTATTATAACTGCCATTTTTATTTTTGACTAAAACGCCGAGAGATTCATCAAATGCGTACCATAAATTCCCTGAAGGATCTTCAATTAAGGTGTTAATCGTTGGAATTCCTTTGAATAAATTGGTGATTTTCTTGTCTTCGAAAAAAGTCTCCTGTTCAACTGAATATCTGTAAAAATGGTTTTTAACCTGAAAATAAACCTTATTATTAATGTTTTGAAGGCTGTTAATTCCTTTATAGTTTTCAGATATGTTAACGTGTTTTTTTATAAAATCAAATCGTTGTAAATCGTCAGATAATTTTACCTGGTATAAGAACGGATTTTTCTTAAGCCATAAATAATTTTCGTCTATTTCTACAGAGAAATTATTAGTGGTTTCATCAAAACCTTTTACCTGATGCAGGTAATCATATCCTGAGCCGGATTTTTTGAAGACAGAAAATCCATTGTAACTTTCTCCTATTATATAATCCGGGTGATCAGGAATTTTTTTGAATCCAAAATATCCTTTTGTATCCAGAATTTTTGAAACTCTGTTCTTTTCAATAACCAATGCACCACTGTTACTGGCACAGATAAGCACATCATTTAAAACCTGGATATTCCAAACCTGAGAAATTGTTCCCTCTACCCGCGTAAACGGACTGTCTTTAAAAGATGTCCCCCAGGGATGATAAAATAATCCCTGATTTGTGGCTACATAAAGATTGCCCTGAAACGTTGTAGAGGCATAAACCGTCCCAATGTTGTAGCTGTAATCAAAATAAGAAAACGGAGAGTTTTCGTTTATAAATGTAATCCCGTTGTCAAGACCAAGCCAGATATTGTTTTTGTTATCAATAAATGAAGCTAAAATAGTATTGTTTTGAAGGCCTTTCTGTCTGTTTAAATGCTGGATTATTTTTCCGTTTAAATCACAAATAATAGCGCCGTCTAATACGGAATTAAGCACAATGAATTTATTTTTAATTATAGATCCGCCAAGAGAGGTGTTTTTCTTTATAAAATCATTTGCTTCAGTTGTCCAGGGTTTGATGGTACCATTTTCAGAAACAAAGAGACCTTTTTCTAAGGTTGCATAAAGAAGTCTGTTGTTCGGTAAAGGAAAGATAGACCAAATCTCTTTGTCATTAAAAACGGTTGTACCGGATACAGGTATTAGTCTTCTGTTTTTATATTCTAAAACACCTAAAGTCTTATCCTGAAAATAAAGACGATTATTTACTAGAAATGAAAACTGGAATTTATGTGGAGCGTTTAAGGTTGTGATTTTCTCCCCTTTTAAGAAAAAAACTTTTGTAAAAGATTGAAAAATAACCTCTCCTTTAAAGATATGGATTCTCCAGATTAAGT is a window of Flavobacterium crocinum DNA encoding:
- a CDS encoding UDP-N-acetylmuramoyl-tripeptide--D-alanyl-D-alanine ligase yields the protein MNIQDIHNLFLQCSSLSIDTRKIEKNSMFFAIKGENFDANTFAKEALDLGALFVVIDNKSYYIDERTILVENSLQTLQELAKFHRSYLGLPIVALTGSNGKTTTKELINVVLSKKFKTKATIGNLNNHIGVPLTLLSFTKETEIGIVEMGANHQKEIEFLCEIAQPDFGYITNFGKAHLEGFGGVEGVISGKSEMYKYLAANQKTVFVNLEDPIQIEKSKGIKSFTFGVKKQSADLNIQEITANPFVAISYDNFSIESHLIGLYNANNINAAVSIGSYFKVNESDIKSAIENYIPANNRSQMMQKGSNEIILDAYNANPSSMAVAISNFLQLHKNNKIMILGDMFELGDESLYEHKVIVDSLADQEQALCFLIGKSFYVNQVEKENIKFFETFETFADFLKNFKFDSNTILIKGSRGMALERALEYIS
- a CDS encoding helix-turn-helix and ligand-binding sensor domain-containing protein is translated as MKFTVRPLTLIVLFFIQSISFSQVKNIGIPDIKNYKRSEYKGGTQNWSIDQDKNDNIYFANNSGLIQFDGSNWHKYSLPNKSEIRSLKIDALGRIFVGGNNEFGYFKIDDKGILRYHSLYNLLSPIDKENINLIWRIHIFKGEVIFQSFTKVFFLKGEKITTLNAPHKFQFSFLVNNRLYFQDKTLGVLEYKNRRLIPVSGTTVFNDKEIWSIFPLPNNRLLYATLEKGLFVSENGTIKPWTTEANDFIKKNTSLGGSIIKNKFIVLNSVLDGAIICDLNGKIIQHLNRQKGLQNNTILASFIDNKNNIWLGLDNGITFINENSPFSYFDYSYNIGTVYASTTFQGNLYVATNQGLFYHPWGTSFKDSPFTRVEGTISQVWNIQVLNDVLICASNSGALVIEKNRVSKILDTKGYFGFKKIPDHPDYIIGESYNGFSVFKKSGSGYDYLHQVKGFDETTNNFSVEIDENYLWLKKNPFLYQVKLSDDLQRFDFIKKHVNISENYKGINSLQNINNKVYFQVKNHFYRYSVEQETFFEDKKITNLFKGIPTINTLIEDPSGNLWYAFDESLGVLVKNKNGSYNKKQAIFSNLTGNLVNNYISVNAIDPQNIFIGLTDRLTHYNSNIPNTFMTKPKAFIESFSFPGDTILTGNLVNTTEPYSLPYKYNRVKFTFASPTYENQENVEYSYKLEPFEENWRSWSSTAIKEYTNLREGNYVMKLKARNSYGIESNISEVEFTVSPPWYRHFLAYLFYLILILLGAYLISVRVKLKIRKNRYYETIEQRRLYLEKESKIRHEQHDLEKEIEKLKNDKLQIKILAKDKELVNNSLQVVKKNKVLNGIIHKLKDIDTNILDETTKSEFSKLHKSIVKEVNTDKSWKDLEKHIKNVHFEFLKRLKGQYPTISPRELDLSTYLLMNMSTKEIAEIMNISTGGVELARYRLRKKLGLNKKENLIGFLMTI